One region of Anticarsia gemmatalis isolate Benzon Research Colony breed Stoneville strain chromosome 2, ilAntGemm2 primary, whole genome shotgun sequence genomic DNA includes:
- the LOC142982317 gene encoding mitochondrial nicotinamide adenine dinucleotide transporter SLC25A51, protein MSCECGEQGMSEQNILERACIADGCGVVMPVPAPSLPHHWKEFICGGGSAFCNIIISYPLNKLIFRQMMHGVETTFALNQLQKEGLGFLYRGMLPPLLQRSLSMSVMFGVYDECLQPLLEKRYNPYAAKMLAGVVAGCVEATLMPFERIQTLLIHPKYHNKFRNTADAASYIAKHYGIKEFYRGLIPILFRNGPSNAMFFILRDEVKDRFPEQETAIYQGLQNFIAGASIGALLSTLFYPLNVLKINMQCELGGPHRTIAYEFRYILRKRGFRYVNFYHGALLNISRAFLSWGIINASYEVFRKILYA, encoded by the exons ATGTCATGTGAGTGTGGAGAGCAGGGAATGTCTGAACAGAATATCCTGGAGCGCGCATGTATCGCTGACGGCTGCGGCGTAGTCATGCCTGTGCCCGCTCCTAGCCTGCCACACCACTGGAAGGAGTTCATATGTGGGGGAGGATCAGCATTCTGCAATATTATAATCAGCTACCCATTGAATAAACTCATATTTAGACAG ATGATGCATGGAGTAGAAACAACATTTGCACTGAACCAATTGCAGAAAGAAGGTTTGGGTTTCCTGTACCGTGGAATGCTACCTCCCTTGTTGCAGAGATCATTGTCTATGTCTGTTATGTTTGGTGTCTATGATGAATGCCTGCAACCACTCCTGGAGAAAAGATACAACCCATATGCAGCCAAAATGTTAGCTGGTGTTGTTGCAGGTTGTGTTGAAGCAACTCTCATGCCATTTGAAAGAATACAAACCCTGCTCATTCATCCAAAGTATCACAATAAGTTTAGAAATACAGCTGATGCAGCTAGCTACATTGCAAAACACTATGGTATCAAAGAATTTTACAGAGGACTCATCCCTATTCTGTTTAGAAATGGTCCATCCAATGCAATGTTTTTCATATTGCGAGATGAAGTAAAGGATAGATTTCCAGAACAGGAGACAGCCATCTATCAAGGcctacaaaattttattgcagGAGCATCGATTGGAGCCTTGCTCAGTACATTGTTCTAtccattaaatgttttaaaaatcaatatgcAGTGTGAACTTGGTGGTCCACATAGGACGATAGCTTATGAATTTAGGTATATTCTGCGGAAGCGAGGCTTTAGATATGTCAACTTCTACCACGGCGCCTTGTTGAACATCTCGCGTGCGTTCTTAAGTTGGGGTATCATAAATGCTTCGTATGAAGTATTTAGAAAGATTTTGTATGCCTAG
- the LOC142982329 gene encoding retinol dehydrogenase 13-like has protein sequence MDYISGWCKSKKRLEGCTVIVTGSNTGIGKVTAMDLYKRGARVIMACRNIDKANDAKKDIEDLTKTEKGTGELIVEELDLCSLRSVREMCARVTSQTERVEALVCNAGVMMCPEARTEDGFETHIGSNHLAHALLALLLLPLMIRSEHARIVFVSSYVHEQHELDLDDLNFEKKPYNAFQAYCRSKAANIMFAKALADKLKENNIHNVKTYSLHPGVIRTEISRHFDEALYYGVRFIFNNVLGWFMKSPLCGAQTTIYCTVDDACADDSGLYYCDCVAKLPSKQCQDSTQVNKLWDETIKALKLNLKNYNPFSGQIPTKDAFM, from the exons ATGGATTACATCAGCGGCTGGTGCAAAAGTAAAAAGCGGTTGGAAGGTTGTACCGTGATCGTTACTGGAAGCAACACGGGAATCGGAAAAGTTACGGCTATGGACCTTTACAAAAGAG GTGCTCGAGTTATTATGGCGTGCAGAAATATAGATAAAGCTAATGACGCTAAAAAAGACATAGAAGATTTAACCAAGACTGAAAAGGGTACGGGCGAATTGATTGTAGAGGAACTAGATCTGTGCAGCCTTCGCAGCGTGCGCGAGATGTGCGcgcgtgtgacgtcacagacGGAGCGCGTGGAGGCGCTGGTGTGCAACGCGGGCGTGATGATGTGTCCCGAGGCGCGCACGGAGGACGGCTTCGAGACGCACATCGGCTCCAACCACCTCGCGCACGCGCTGCTCGCGCTGCTGCTGCTGCCGCTCATGATCAGGAGCGAGCACGCCAGGATCGTGTTTGTGTCTTCTTACGTACATGAAC AACATGAATTGGATTTGGATGATCTAAATTTTGAGAAGAAGCCTTACAACGCATTTCAGGCATACTGCAGGAGTAAGGCTGCTAATATCATGTTCGCCAAGGCACTCGCAGATAAACTTAAG GAGAACAATATTCACAACGTGAAAACATACAGTTTACACCCAGGTGTCATTCGCACGGAGATCAGTCGGCACTTCGATGAGGCTCTCTACTACGGCGTGAGGTTTATATTCAACAACGTGCTCGGCTGGTTCATGAAGTCCCCGCTGTGTGGTGCACAGACTACTATCTACTGCACTGTAGATGATGCCTGTGCTGATGACAGCGGACTTTATTACTG TGATTGTGTAGCGAAGCTCCCTTCAAAACAGTGCCAGGATTCCACACAAGTGAATAAATTATGGGACGAAACAATAAAAGCATTgaaattaaatcttaaaaattataatCCTTTTAGCGGACAGATTCCAACCAAAGATGCATTTATGTAa